Genomic DNA from Paenibacillus donghaensis:
TATGGCAATACGTAGTGCAGATTCCGCGTATGGCCGAACTTGGCCGCAAGTTCGTCCTGCAGGGCGGAACCCAATATAATTTGGCTGCAGTCAAGGCCCAGGTCGACTATATCAAACAGCGGGTTCCCGATGCCGAAATATACGTCCATCCGCATCCGGGAGAAGCGGGGGCCATTGGTGCTGCCATGGAAACATTGCGTCTAGTGAAGCGGCGGGGGTATTCCACCTTTTTGGGATTGGATACCGTAATCGACCTGCGTTATGAAAGCCGTAACGACGAATCGACCCGCTGCCATTTTTGTCCCAACCACTGCAGCCGCACCTTTATTGATGCCGAGACGCCGGACGGGCAAACCGCCCGATACATTTCCGGCTTCTCCTGCGAAAAGGGAACGGTGGAAGACAAAGCAGCGGTCATCAAATTAACAAGGGAGCGGCAGGAACTAAAAAAACACTATCCCAATCTCGTGGAATACGAGGCCCGCCGCATGTTTCAGCATTTGTACGATGCTGAGCCTCTTCCGGAACCCAAGCTGCCGATGGATGATGTCTGGCTGAACCGGGGGTGGTTTGGCTTTGGCGGAAGTCGTACAAAGCCGAAACAGCGGCAGTTTGCGCGTTCTTCCACCGAGGCCATGAAGCGGCGCAACCGGATCCGTATCGGGATTCCCAGGGTATTGAACATTTGGTCCACTGCACCTTTTTGGCGGACGTATTTCGAGACGTTGGGCATTGATGGCCGCAATATTGTGTTTAGCGATCATACGAGCGGGGAAATGTGGCAGGAAGGCGGCAAATACGGCTCTATCGATCCATGCTACCCATCGAAAGTGGCCCAGGCACATGTTCATAACCTGCTGTTTAAGCACCATGAGCAAAAAACGTTGGATTACATCTTCTTCCCGTGCATCACCCATATCCCGACGTATATGCACAATGTAATGGATTCGGCCAGTTGCCCGATTGTGGCTGGCGCCCCGAAGGTGATTAAGGCCGCTTTTACCAAAGAAGTAAATTTCTTCGAGACGAGAGGAATTTCCTATCTGGATCCGGCGGTTACGTTCACCGAGCCAAATATGATGAAAAAGCAGTTGTATGAAGCATTTGCCGGACATTTGCAAATCACCGGGGATGAAAGCGACTTTGCCGTTGAGCAGGGCTGGAAGGCCATGGAGTTGTTCGATACGGAAATGCAAGAGAAGGGTCGCATCATCCTGGAGCAGGTCGAGCAGGAAAACCGCCTTGCCATTCTGATGATCGGGCGCCCCTACCATTCCGATCCGGGCCTGAATCACAGTGTGCTTGAAGAATTCCAGGTACTCGGCTACCCCATTCTCTCCATGCGTTCTATTCCCAAAGACGAGGCGTGGCTGCACCGCTTTTTCAGTGATGATCTGAAGAGCGGGCGGGTGGAACAAGCACTTGAAGTCAGCGATGTGTGGCCGGAAAATTTCAGTTCCAACAGCGTGCAAAAAGTGTGGGCAGCCAAGTTTGCCACGCGCCATCCCCATGTGGCTGTGCTGGACTTGTCCAGCTTCAAATGTGGACATGATGCTCCCACTTATGGGTTGATCGACTCGATGATCACGGCCGCGGGTACCCCGTATTCGGCGCTGCATGATATCGATGCCAACAAACCGAGCGGTTCGATCAAAATCCGGGTTAAGACATATGCTCACAGTCTGGAGCTTCATGAAGAGCGTCTGCAGGATTTGGCCCGCAAAAAAGCGGAGCTGCAGCAGCGACTGGAGCAAAAACGCGCTGAATTGATGAAGGAGTGAATCGATTTTGAATATCGCCCAAAAAAAGAAAAATGCCGGGGTTCCGTCTTCTCTCGAGGAGAGGCTATTGAACTTTCAGAAGGAACAGGAACAAGCGTTAGGCTTGGATCTTGAAAACAAGAACCAGTGGTTTGATCCCGTTCCTCATCAGTTTTTGGCCAAAGATAAATCCACCACCACCCTTCTTTTCGGGGGCTGACGATGGCTCACGATTATTTGGTGGAGGCGGCGCTAAAAGGGTTAGGCTATCGGGTGAAGCATATGGAATGTCCGGACAATGAGTCCCTGCGCTACGGTAAAGAGTTCGGCAACCGCGGGCAATGCAACCCGACATACTTCACGGTCGGCAATTTAATTAAATATCTGCATTACCTTCGTGATGTGGAAGGCAAATCAAAGGAAGAGATCATCGGCAACTATCTGCTCGTTACCTGCGGTTCCTGCGGCCCCTGCCGCTTCGGAACCTATGTTACGGAGTATCGAAAGGCTCTGCGTGATGCGGGATTTGACGGATTTAGGGTTCTTCAGTTCCAACAGGCGAATGGATTGAAACAGATGACCGGCAGCGAGTCGGCGCTGAAATTGGATATGCCGTTTTTTATCAGCCTCTTGAAAGCCATTTTTGTGGGAGACATCTTAAATGCGCTGGCTTACCGTATCCGTCCTTATGAGGTGAAAGCAGGCTCAACAGACGCAGCTCTGGAGCGATGCAAGCAGTACATATATGATGCCCTGAGCGAGCATAAACGGTTGAAACCGGCGTTGATTAGAAGCCGCAGGGAACTGCAAACCGTTCGGGTGGATCGTAGCAGAGTCAAACCGAAGGTAAGCATAATCGGAGAGTTCTGGGCGATGACTACCGAGGGTGACGGGAACTACCAGCTGCAGCGCTTTATAGAAAGCGAGGGAGGCGAGGTGGAGGTGCAATCGTTGACGGCTTGGATCTTGTTCCTCATCTGGTCAGGGCGCTTCGATACCTTAAAGCGAATCCATCTGCGCGAAGCGGATTCTGGAAAAAATGGTCTGAAGGGAAAGCACCCGTTCCTGCATCTGCGTATGTTAGGGTTGGCTGACCGTGTCCTTCGTGTGACGTTCCAGACGTATGCCAAAATTATTGGCCTGCATCATTACCACCTGCCCGATATGGAAGAGATCGCCCGGGTTGCCCATGAACACTATAATAACCATCTGCGCGGCGGAGAGGGGCACATGGAGGTGGGGAAGCTGATTCTGAACGTAACCAAGCGGAAAGTGAACATGACTATTTCTGTCAAGCCTTTTGGATGCATGCCGTCTTCCGGCGTTTCCGACGGTGTGCAGTCCCTGATCACCGAAAGATACCCCGATGCCATCTTTCTGCCGATAGAAACGACGGGAGATGGAGCAATAAACGTATATAGCCGGGTGCAGATGATGCTTTTTAAAGCGAAGCAGGCGGCCCAGAAAGAATTTGACGAAGCCTTATTAAAAAAAAGCCTGACGCTCGAACAGCTTCAGAAAAAGAAGGATATAAAATCGGCCCGTCCGTTGCAAACAACCCGTCATGTAGTTGCTTGTACGGCGGCAAATTGGGTATACGGCAGGCGTACCGTTAGATAAATCAAAAAGGGACTGCCTTAAGTCTTTGATGACTTATGGACAGGCCCTTTTTAGCGTCTAGAGGATTAAGCTTGTACTTTGGGCATAGCTGAAAAAAAGATTTCGTTGTAGAGAAGGCCCTTCCTGAACTTTTTGATCACTTGATACTCATATTGTTGGCGTTTGAACAGCTGCAGATATTCATCCTCACTGCGAATAAACTCACCGTTGTCATACTGTTTCATAAACCAGTTGTTGATTTTGTGCCGCGGACATAAATATGGCTCGATGATAATTAATTTCCCTTCGGGTTTCATTACTCTGCTGAACTCGTTCAAATATCCGGTAATTTGTTCGTTGGAGATAT
This window encodes:
- a CDS encoding BadF/BadG/BcrA/BcrD ATPase family protein, producing the protein MSHIGRDSLIIGIDVGSTTVKATVVNPESKQILWSDYQRHHTKQAEKALEMLIAIENEFPDIQQENVRVFATGSGSGPIAPHIGAKFVQEVNAVTMAVEQLHPDVGSVIELGGQDAKIIIFKKNEETGYKQAYTSMNDKCASGTGAMIDKCLIKVGMLMDDMDKLHFDDSKLHHVAAKCGVFAETDIVNLVKSGIPSPEIMCSLADAIVMQNLSVLTRGNTLRHNVLLLGGPNTYLTFLQECWQRRIPQTWQERGYDYPKDKPVEDMIFVPDHSQYYAAYGAVLYGMYEPVDAGVYLGLKGLKEFIAHGRQAKLSEKAGPPLVNSDNELEQFHRNYSIPEFTRATFSPGQKVRAVIGLDGGSTSSKAVLVDDQGDILLKEYQLSKGNPLEDTKEMLTRIRDKVKGKGADLEIIGFGTTGYAADVLGKTLKADVNIVETVAHMMSAVHQFGDIDVICDIGGQDIKVLFLKNKDLRNFKLSNQCSAGNGMLLQAMADQFGIPVQEYADTAFGAALSPKFSYGCAVFLDADRVNFQKEGYSKEELLAGLALVLPKNIWQYVVQIPRMAELGRKFVLQGGTQYNLAAVKAQVDYIKQRVPDAEIYVHPHPGEAGAIGAAMETLRLVKRRGYSTFLGLDTVIDLRYESRNDESTRCHFCPNHCSRTFIDAETPDGQTARYISGFSCEKGTVEDKAAVIKLTRERQELKKHYPNLVEYEARRMFQHLYDAEPLPEPKLPMDDVWLNRGWFGFGGSRTKPKQRQFARSSTEAMKRRNRIRIGIPRVLNIWSTAPFWRTYFETLGIDGRNIVFSDHTSGEMWQEGGKYGSIDPCYPSKVAQAHVHNLLFKHHEQKTLDYIFFPCITHIPTYMHNVMDSASCPIVAGAPKVIKAAFTKEVNFFETRGISYLDPAVTFTEPNMMKKQLYEAFAGHLQITGDESDFAVEQGWKAMELFDTEMQEKGRIILEQVEQENRLAILMIGRPYHSDPGLNHSVLEEFQVLGYPILSMRSIPKDEAWLHRFFSDDLKSGRVEQALEVSDVWPENFSSNSVQKVWAAKFATRHPHVAVLDLSSFKCGHDAPTYGLIDSMITAAGTPYSALHDIDANKPSGSIKIRVKTYAHSLELHEERLQDLARKKAELQQRLEQKRAELMKE
- a CDS encoding 2-hydroxyglutaryl-CoA dehydratase, encoding MAHDYLVEAALKGLGYRVKHMECPDNESLRYGKEFGNRGQCNPTYFTVGNLIKYLHYLRDVEGKSKEEIIGNYLLVTCGSCGPCRFGTYVTEYRKALRDAGFDGFRVLQFQQANGLKQMTGSESALKLDMPFFISLLKAIFVGDILNALAYRIRPYEVKAGSTDAALERCKQYIYDALSEHKRLKPALIRSRRELQTVRVDRSRVKPKVSIIGEFWAMTTEGDGNYQLQRFIESEGGEVEVQSLTAWILFLIWSGRFDTLKRIHLREADSGKNGLKGKHPFLHLRMLGLADRVLRVTFQTYAKIIGLHHYHLPDMEEIARVAHEHYNNHLRGGEGHMEVGKLILNVTKRKVNMTISVKPFGCMPSSGVSDGVQSLITERYPDAIFLPIETTGDGAINVYSRVQMMLFKAKQAAQKEFDEALLKKSLTLEQLQKKKDIKSARPLQTTRHVVACTAANWVYGRRTVR